The genome window cacctcgagcagcgtctcacctcatcaaactggtgtcacctcatcaagtggcgctgcacCTCatgcagcgtcacctcatcaagtggtatcacctcctcaagtggcgtcacctccacgagcagtgccaccacctcgaacagcatcaccacctcgaacagcgtcaccacctcgagcagcgtcacctgctcgagcagagtcaccaactcaagcagcgtcacctcatcaagtggcgctgctcctcaagtgcTTTTGCTTCCTTCACTTGTGCAtccgcctcctgcacttgtgcactcgcacgcctcctgcacttgtgcactcGCATCCTCTACTGGTGCATCCGTCTCCTCAAATGCGTTTATCGCCTCCACTTGTACAtctgcctccttcacttgtgcgttcacctctataagcaaaaggactcagtagttggtcatggtctgccctaatcaatttggttaaaaaacaaaataataataataaatctaagctctaatcccttagggccggcacgagatccgatctcgctagctacctaacgggagagtgtttttctgagcCCAGCCAAGGGCTTgtattcaaaaaacaccacactctaatcccttaaggccagcacaagatctgatctcgctagctacctgacgggagagctgacctcagagggtgttttctgggtaaagcttaacgctttgctacgaaaacaccacactctagtcccttagggccgaCACGAGATCCGacctcgctagctacctgacgggagagctgacctttgaccgaacCTACGAATGGTCGANGTGACCTCGGCCTAGCGCCGAGGTCACGCACCGTGacttcggcgctggccgaggtcATGCCCGTGACCTCGGCACTGGCCGAATTCACGTCGCCgcgtgacttcggcccagcgccgaggtcatgtgacctcggccccgtgccgaagtcacagTTGTGTGACTTCGGCCAGGGCCGAAGTCACGCTTCGGCGTGACCTCGGCACTGGCCGAAGTCACGTCGCCgcgtgacttcggcccagcgccgaggtcatgtGACCTCGGCCCTGTGCCGAAGTCACAGTTGTGTGACTTCGGCGTGACCTCGGCCTAGCGTCGAGGTCACGCACCGTGacttcggcgctggccgaggtcacgcTCGTGACCTCGGCACTGGCCGAAGTCATGTCGCCgcgtgacttcggcccagcgccgaggtcatgtgacctcggccccgtgccgaagtcacagTTGTGTGACCCGGCACGGTACCGAGGTGAGGATgcgtaaaaaaagaaaaaaaaaattttgaacataCCAAAATTTCAGCACAAGTGACAGGTGATACTCCCTAACTACCTCCGCCattctcgctagctagggagtggggggctggtgacagggtaattgggtacccgacccggaaccgttgaccaagacagttgccgttcaaactacccaagacacacctcactcctcagcatcaatgcgcaacggtccaactcctcagcattgatggccaacgttcagctcctcagcattgatgaccgacgttcagctcctcagcatttaacacctcaggtattgatgtccaacgttcaactcctcatcaatgctccgttactgagctgaagggaataaaaagactcacaaccacatagtgaagggGGNGGCCGAGGTCACgcccgtgacctcggcgctggccgaAGTCACATCGCCgcgtgacttcggcccagcgccgaggtcatgtgacctcggccccgtgccgaagtcacagTTGTGTGACCCGGCACGGTACCGAGGTGAGGATgcgtaaaaaaagaaaaaaaaaattttgaacataCCAAAATTTCAGCACAAGTGACAGGTGATACTCCCTAACTACCTCCGCCattctcgctagctagggagtggggggctggtgacagggtaattgggtacccgacccggaaccgttgaccaagacagttgtcgttcaaactacccaagacacacctcactcctcagcatcaatgcgcaacggtccaactcctNtgaccaagacagttgccgttcaaactacccaagacacctcactcctcagcatcaatgcgcaacggtccaactcctcagcattgatggccaacgttcagctactcagcattgatgaccgacgttcagctcctcagcattcaacacctcaggtactgatgtccaacgttcaactcctcatcaatgctccgttactgagctgaagggaataaaaagactcacaaccacatagtgaagggGGNNNNNNNNNNNNNNNNNNNNNNNNNNNNNNNNNNNNNNNNNNNNNNNNNNNNNNNNNNNNNNNNNNNNNNNNNNNNNNNNNNNNNNNNNNNNNNNNNNNNNNNNNNNNNNNNNNNNNNNNNNNNNNNNNNNNNNNNNNNNNNNNNNNNNNNNNNNNNNNNNNNNNNNNNNNNNNNNNNNNNNNNNNNNNNNNNNNNNNNNNNNNNNNNNNNNNNNNNNNNNNNNNNNNNNNNNNNNNNNNNNNNNNNNNNNNNNNNNNNNNNNNNNNNNNNNNNNNNNNNNNNNNNNNNNNNNNNNNNNNNNNNNNNNNNNNNNNNNNNNNNNNNNNNNNNNNNNNNNNNNNNNNNNNNNNNNNNNNNNNNNNNNNNNNNNNNNNNNNNNNNNNNNNNNNNNNNNNNNNNNNNNNNNNNNNNNNNNNNNNNNNNNNNNNNNNNNNNNNNNNNNNNNNNNNNNNNNNNNNNNNNNNNNNNNNNNNNNNNNNNNNNNNNNNNNNNNNNNNNNNNNNNNNNNNNNNNNNNNNNNNNNNNNNNNNNNNNNNNNNNNNNNNNNNNNNNNNNNNNNNNNNNNNNNNNNNNNNNNNNNNNNNNNNNNNNNNNNNNNNNNNNNNNNNNNNNNNNNNNNNNNNNNNNNNNNNNNNNNNNNNNNNNNNNNNNNNNNNNNNNNNNNNNNNNNNNNNNNNNNNNNNNNNNNNNNNNNNNNNNNNNNNNNNNNNNNNNNNNNNNNNNNNNNNNNNNNNNNNNNNNNNNNNNNNNNNNNNNNNNNNNNNNNNNNNNNNNNNNNNNNNNNNNNNNNNNNNNNNNNNNNNNNNNNNNNNNNNNNNNNNNNNNNNNNNNNNNNNNNNNNNNNNNNNNNNNNNNNNNNNNNNNNNNNNNNNNNNNNNNNNNNNNNNNNNNNNNNNNNNNNNNNNNNNNNNNNNNNNNNNNNNNNNNNNNNNNNNNNNNNNNNNNNNNNNNNNNNNNNNNNNNNNNNNNNNNNNNNNNNNNNNNNNNNNNNNNNNNNNNNNNNNNNNNNNNNNNNNNNNNNNNNNNNNNNNNNNNNNNNNNNNNNNNNNNNNNNNNNNNNNNNNNNNNNNNNNNNNNNNNNNNNNNNNNNNNNNNNNNNNNNNNNNNNNNNNNNNNNNNNNNNNNNNNNNNNNNNNNNNNNNNNNNNNNNNNNNNNNNNNNNNNNNNNNNNNNNNNNNNNNNNNNNNNNNNNNNNNNNNNNNNNNNNNNNNNNNNNNNNNNNNNNNNNNNNNNNNNNNNNNNNNNNNNNNNNNNNNNNNNNNNNNNNNNNNNNNNNNNNNNNNNNNNNNNNNNNNNNNNNNNNNNNNNNNNNNNNNNNNNNNNNNNNNNNNNNNNNNNNNNNNNNNNNNNNNNNNNNNNNNNNNNNNNNNNNNNNNNNNNNNNNNNNNNNNNNNNNNNNNNNNNNNNNNNNNNNNNNNNNNNNNNNNNNNNNNNNNNNNNNNNNNNNNNNNNNNNNNNNNNNNNNNNNNNNNNNNNNNNNNNNNNNNNNNNNNNNNNNNNNNNNNNNNNNNNNNNNNNNNNNNNNNNNNNNNNNNNNNNNNNNNNNNNNNNNNNNNNNNNNNNNNNNNNNNNNNNNNNNNNNNNNNNNNNNNNNNNNNNNNNNNNNNNNNNNNNNNNNNNNNNNNNNNNNNNNNNNNNNNNNNNNNNNNNNNNNNNNNNNNNNNNNNNNNNNNNNNNNNNNNNNNNNNNNNNNNNNNNNNNNNNNNNNNNNNNNNNNNNNNNNNNNNNNNNNNNNNNNNNNNNNNNNNNNNNNNNNNNNNNNNNNNNNNNNNNNNNNNNNNNNNNNNNNNNNNNNNNNNNNNNNNNNNNNNNNNNNNNNNNNNNNNNNNNNNNNNNNNNNNNNNNNNNNNNNNNNNNNNNNNNNNNNNNNNNNNNNNNNNNNNNNNNNNNNNNNNNNNNNNNNNgggagggggggggggggggggggggggcttcTGACGACATTTCTTACTAGACAATACGTACTGAACTCTCTTGTACattgagcactacgctcaactTTGTATACTTGATaacactcaataatactcaaatacataaCGGTAACGGATTATTACCGTCACTCCCTCTCTCCTCAAACCCAATATCCCAATATATATGCACTTCttaaacatatttttatattttgttcaattattaatttcattattcatCCATCTTACATGCTCTATACTTTCTTCTTGCTGATGTTTCACTtactatataaaaatatgtttacACATTTTTATAGTCAACCAAAAGTAAAAGGGTGAATGGATAAGGGTAAAAAGgcttaattcaaataaaaaaactgCCAAagaatatacaaattaaaacatgaCATTTAATTTACATCTATCTTGTATGGTTTGGATGTAAAAATTTCACTAATATGGTGATGAATCCGGGTTCTAGTCTTTTCATCTGACACACCTAATCctatattcttaatatattttttcataattaatattagtgtcttatataaaagatatatacaataatcatttcatattaattttagtattaagaTAATGTGTGATATAAAatgaacaattatatatataattgatttttcttttaacataatttgtaaatagacttatttaaatattacaGATAATTTTGTTAGTTATagtcaaataattttttttattaaattaataaaaaaacaagtaataataagtaatttattattttaaaaatatattattaatattgaaatGAATCTGTTGGCTACCCATCCTATGGTAAGTGGAGAATTAATGTTAAAAATCTGAACTTAAGGTTAGCTACGTTGAGTTTTGAATGTAAGTATGCtcaatctaaaatctaaatcgATCTCATTGCCACTTTAATTCATATCTACTAATATCTAAGTGTTACCCAAGAACTTAATGCACATGGTACTTGACTGTTTGATATTTCAAATAGACGGACAAAGATGGAGATCAGGTAGCAAGGACATGAGATTCCGAACGATAAGGATATATTGAATGTgatatagatataaattatttgatttacttcTAATGGTATTTCGTGAATGCTTGTTGGGTTGGAGAAGTGATTTAGAAAAGTATGTGTGATTTTGTCCGAAATAATGAGTGGAAGGATAGTTTTGCCATCCCAAAATAGTCATCACCAGTTGAGCCaaatcagatttttttttcctagcaAAGTCATGCATTTAAAGTGACAAAATATGAAAGTTAATTAGGAGATTATAAATTGAAATGTGATgaaagttgagggactaaaattggaTTAAATTCTTAGCTTACACTTTATAATAACTGTGTTTCTTAAGTTTTGAAAATGTGTATATGTCactctttttctttaaaaataaaattcttggaGTGCATTGAaggataagaatatatttttatctaGCTATTTGATTCTCTAGACATCTTGATTCTCCTTTATTTCAGCTTCAAATGCTATTATATAAGTGATCATTTAGTAGTGTGTAAACATAAGCAAACACTACTAACACTAGAAGTTGTCCTCATTTCCCCCCTAATTCTCAATTCAATATGGCAAACCAAACACTATTGCTATCTAGGAGAATAATTCCACAACCAACAATGGTTCTCCCATCACCAAGAAGTCAAGTTCTTGATGAGAGCATAATCAAGGAGCAGGTCTTGTCCACTCACAACTATGACGGTAGAAAGTTCAACACCAACTTCATTTTGAGCATTGTAGAAAACATTCTTAGTGTCAAGATGGTATGTTAATCTATTTATCACTTGTTGGTATTAGGAAGTTAAAACTATTTAAGTTTAACCAATTATTAAACTATGCACCTTCGAGTATAATTTTTCTTATCACTTGTGATTCTATATcatttaattgttaaaaattctctatgtaatttatttgagttttttttttttcacttctgAACCCACAACTATGTAACTATTTTCACATTTGGTTCCTaattatcacttttttttttttatatttagtccCCCGATTTTTAAATCTTTGTCACATTTGGTTCTGGCAATATAATTTTCAGTCACTGGTGTCTTGTGTTAAAAggcaaaattatcattttttatgaCTTTTATCTTAAACTTTTGGGGGAGGGAATTGAAAATGGCAATTTTGTCCATCAAGATAAATCACTAGCTTGAAATTTGGTCACTAATGACTAAAAATTAGGTTAGGAAAaccaaatgtgacaaaattttcaaagttgtgAGATTGAATATGAAAAAATTTATAGTTaggaatcaaatataaaaatgatcCTATAGCATTACTTGTGGGACAAATTAAAACGTGAAAAAACTCTAATTTGTTTATTAACTGTAGAAGCTAAAATGTTGTTTTGAATGTGTTGTGGGGTTGAGGGTATTGGTGAAGAAGCAGGGGTGGAGAAGTTGAATCAAGTTGAAGAGCTCATCAATTACGAACAACTTCCTACTCATATCAGACAACTTTCATTTGAGGTGTGATTAATTAATCTTTCTAAATCATTTGATGACGAAGATGGAGCAATATATTGTTCGATCTTGAGAATTAAGTAGTACGTCTAACTATAGATATTCTGTTTTCCATAAATTTCAGATAGCATCAGCTGGTTTGAAGAGTAGTGCAAATAATGAACACTCCACCACTATTAATGTACTGAGAATGCTATGTTCGTATTGTTGGGAAGATAAGATGGTGTTGATGCTCTCAGCTTTCTCCATTACACTGGCAATGCCTCACAAGTTGGAACAACTCAAGCAAAAAGCAATTGTTGATTGCATCACTTCTGTTTTACAACTCACTAAATGCGTGGTTGAGCTCAAACAAACTAAGCCATCTAATTACTCTATGCCGCAATCAATAATCTCTGCCTTGCCAATTGCGAGTTATTGGATAGGTAGAAGTGTTATTGGGAGTGTGGGTGCTTATTATTGTGCTTCTCCTCAAAATCAAGTTGCACAACTTACCACTTCAATTGCTGCCATACTCCATACTTTTTCCCCAGAACTAGGttcgttttatttatttttttatttattgaagattaactatataatatataaattaattatttttcatatatatgtagAAAAGAAAAGGGCCGAGGAATCTTATGAATCATTGAAGCGTGCTTTATATTACAGTTCTTCTAGTAAGTCTGAAGTTTTCAGGCTAATGTTTAATGTCAAGGATGGAGAGATGCTATTTAAAGACAAGGTGAGATTTTGAACCTTAAACTAAcaataatgttcattatttacTATTATTCTTtgctatatatgtatttttaattatcaaaaataggttaatattatatatatttaaagagTTGTGGAACTATTTCATCCAACTGCCTAAGGTTAAAAGCatgcaataaaaataaatatttggtatgtatatatgtatattaggGATTAAATGATTGGAACAGCACAAGAGTGGTCCTGCTAATTACCCAAGGCCTTGacatctctgaacggaggattCATTTTCTGAAATGGTTTGCCCGGCGTGCTAATACAAGACTACTTTGGATTCCAATGGCTCAGGATAATGAAGCATCATGGACTACTGAGGATGAGCAACAATTTGCAAGATTAAAAAGAAGGATGCCCAGCATCTGGTACTGGTTGAACAATCTGCAAAAAATGATTTCACCACAATTTATTAGATTTGTTAAAGAGCAACTCTTTCCAGACTTCCAGATGGGAGGGGAGCCAATCATTGTTTCATTAGATCAGCAAGGAAGAATTGTTCATCCAAATATAATGCACATGATACATATATGGGCTTGTGcatatattgaagaaaataCATTAGGAGTTCaaggaatatataatataactgCTTTGGTAAAAGAAGAGTTGAAGAAAGGGACTTCGAACGTCGATCGTGTGGTACCTGAAATCAATGATATGATAAGTGTTTTGGTTGGTGACATTGACAACAAGATAGTTGCTTGGGGACGCAATATTGAAATGAAGATACAAAATTTGGTATGATCTCTTTCATGCATTTATCTATTTCCAAAGTCATCATGTTCTtagaaaaaatacaattatgttaatgatttaaaaaaaaaaaattatttgtagaTTCACTCCCCCACTCCCTCCAAACAAGTAGTCTtggcttgttttttttttttttttttttttttttttcttttcaaaattttggcattttataacattaattttcatattttcattcATAATCAGATAGAACAATCCACTCCGTATAACAACGAAAGGGAAATATTTCTGTGGCAACAAGAACCAAATTGCAGCCTCGACCTTGTGGTAGGAACACGTGGCCGCAATGTTTATCTTAGTAATTATGAGATACAATATTGGGTATGACTTCTAGCTTCAACCTCTTATGAACTATACTATACACTACATGCCTACGGCCTCTTATTTCTTTTACAAATTGTTTagcaattatatatgttttttaatgtctTCAGTTTGGCACAgaagattatattttcttatacgGAGGAAATGATGTTAACTGGGTTCGAGAATTCACTACCAAGGTAAGTGAGTTTGCTTCCAAAATCCAATTGATCTTGAATGTAAAGTTGGCCTACGTCGGTAAAAATAAGTTGATAAGAACAATCATTCATAAAGAAAAATTGAGTCATTATACATTCAATGAATCCTACTTGGTATGGCGGTTTTGGACCCGTCTTCGAAGCATGTTTTTGTCAAGAATCCATTATTTGGACGCAATTAATCACTTTGGTGAAGAGTGCAATGATGAAATTTTGCAAGGACTCAAGAAATTGTTGGCCTATGAAGGTAAGAATACAAGAATTGAAGGATGGGCCTTGCTAAGCAAAGGAAAGAAGATTGTTGTATGTGGGCATGGAGCTAAAATACTGCAAGTTATAAATGAGTATGAGATTTGGAAGGAAAACATAGCCACCAAAGGTTTTGATGAGGCATTCAAAGACCATCATgcttacttcttcttcttccttaaaAAGTCATTCTTGTTGTGCTCTTGAATATTCAACTACCTTGAGCAAAATTCCAGAGAATGAGAAATGCCCCGAGTGTTCTTACTCGATGCATAAATTTGTTACCTTCACATGTTGTCATGGTCATGAAATTGACTTCCACGAAGATTAGTACTagatggtgtgtttggtttccaatttttatgtgtaattatattagTCATTTtcattatagtatatatatgtttctttcAGTTTAATCTTATTgccattttaaattttatgtatcTTTTTAGACCCTATGTTCATGCTAATTGCTAAATTACGAAAGAGGTAAATAGTCAATACACCACATAAATACtctatactataaatataaatagatatTTATTCCAATTAAGAATTGCGAGTTCACCCGTTATTATTTTTAGTCACCCtatttcacaaatttttaagagttaattctagaaatagtccttcgactattgacttttaccaatttttgtcctcgatttttaatttttaacaaagttggtctcttaactattgattttgtaccaattttgatcattctgttaaatctatgttaaataggtgttaaaattgagggcataaatgtaaaattaaatatttaatcttTTCATTGGTGTTTAGGCAAGTCATACCTGGCTAGTTTGACACTCTCATCTCCCCCATGTGCCAAGCTATATTATATTGTCTCTTCCTttctaattttctttgtttaatatttgaaatttaaacaaattttatactGACTATGTGTTttatcgatttttttttttgaaaactatattATTAGTCTAAATTTAAACTATAtaactaattttaaatttaaactatataACTAATTTTAGATTTCATTGATGATGTTATAGCTGTGatattaactaaaaatataattcattAAAACTCTATCTAGCATGTGattcatcaaaattttatatcaaattcatcaaaattccaaatatttgaatatcacaaatttaattggtgtagaatctttgattaattagtttgatGATGCAGGCTCTTAGCAGTCATATCTAATGTAATTGGGAATTTGGTGGAAAAGTTGATGAATTAGCtacccctctatatatatatggatgggatCACATAAGAACGGATGTCTGAGTAAAAATTAAGAACTCATCCGT of Ipomoea triloba cultivar NCNSP0323 chromosome 3, ASM357664v1 contains these proteins:
- the LOC116012664 gene encoding protein SIEVE ELEMENT OCCLUSION B-like isoform X2, giving the protein MANQTLLLSRRIIPQPTMVLPSPRSQVLDESIIKEQVLSTHNYDGRKFNTNFILSIVENILSVKMGIGEEAGVEKLNQVEELINYEQLPTHIRQLSFEIASAGLKSSANNEHSTTINVLRMLCSYCWEDKMVLMLSAFSITLAMPHKLEQLKQKAIVDCITSVLQLTKCVVELKQTKPSNYSMPQSIISALPIASYWIGRSVIGSVGAYYCASPQNQVAQLTTSIAAILHTFSPELEKKRAEESYESLKRALYYSSSSKSEVFRLMFNVKDGEMLFKDKGLNDWNSTRVVLLITQGLDISERRIHFLKWFARRANTRLLWIPMAQDNEASWTTEDEQQFARLKRRMPSIWYWLNNLQKMISPQFIRFVKEQLFPDFQMGGEPIIVSLDQQGRIVHPNIMHMIHIWACAYIEENTLGVQGIYNITALVKEELKKGTSNVDRVVPEINDMISVLVGDIDNKIVAWGRNIEMKIQNLIEQSTPYNNEREIFLWQQEPNCSLDLVVGTRGRNVYLSNYEIQYWFGTEDYIFLYGGNDVNWVREFTTKVSEFASKIQLILNVKLAYVGKNKLIRTIIHKEKLSHYTFNESYLVWRFWTRLRSMFLSRIHYLDAINHFGEECNDEILQGLKKLLAYEGKNTRIEGWALLSKGKKIVVCGHGAKILQVINEYEIWKENIATKGFDEAFKDHHAYFFFFLKKSFLLCS
- the LOC116012664 gene encoding protein SIEVE ELEMENT OCCLUSION B-like isoform X3, coding for MANQTLLLSRRIIPQPTMVLPSPRSQVLDESIIKEQVLSTHNYDGRKFNTNFILSIVENILSVKMGIGEEAGVEKLNQVEELINYEQLPTHIRQLSFEIASAGLKSSANNEHSTTINVLRMLCSYCWEDKMVLMLSAFSITLAMPHKLEQLKQKAIVDCITSVLQLTKCVVELKQTKPSNYSMPQSIISALPIASYWIGRSVIGSVGAYYCASPQNQVAQLTTSIAAILHTFSPELEKKRAEESYESLKRALYYSSSSKSEVFRLMFNVKDGEMLFKDKDNEASWTTEDEQQFARLKRRMPSIWYWLNNLQKMISPQFIRFVKEQLFPDFQMGGEPIIVSLDQQGRIVHPNIMHMIHIWACAYIEENTLGVQGIYNITALVKEELKKGTSNVDRVVPEINDMISVLVGDIDNKIVAWGRNIEMKIQNLIEQSTPYNNEREIFLWQQEPNCSLDLVVGTRGRNVYLSNYEIQYWFGTEDHIFLYGGNDINWVREFTTKVSEFASKIQLNVMLAYVGKNKLIRTIIDKEKLSHYVLNESFLVWWFWTRLRSMFLSRIHYLDAINQFGEECNDEILQGLKKLLAYEGKNTRIEGWAVLSKGKKMVVCGHGAKILQVINEYEIWKENIATKGFDEAFKDHHEMLTSSSLKSHSCCALEYSTTLSKIPENEKCPECSYRMHKFVTFTCCHGHDVESDSDED
- the LOC116012664 gene encoding protein SIEVE ELEMENT OCCLUSION B-like isoform X5, which encodes MANQTLLLSRRIIPQPTMVLPSPRSQVLDESIIKEQVLSTHNYDGRKFNTNFILSIVENILSVKMGIGEEAGVEKLNQVEELINYEQLPTHIRQLSFEIASAGLKSSANNEHSTTINVLRMLCSYCWEDKMVLMLSAFSITLAMPHKLEQLKQKAIVDCITSVLQLTKCVVELKQTKPSNYSMPQSIISALPIASYWIGRSVIGSVGAYYCASPQNQVAQLTTSIAAILHTFSPELEKKRAEESYESLKRALYYSSSSKSEVFRLMFNVKDGEMLFKDKGLNDWNSTRVVLLITQGLDISERRIHFLKWFARRANTRLLWIPMAQDNEASWTTEDEQQFARLKRRMPSIWYWLNNLQKMISPQFIRFVKEQLFPDFQMGGEPIIVSLDQQGRIVHPNIMHMIHIWACAYIEENTLGVQGIYNITALVKEELKKGTSNVDRVVPEINDMISVLVGDIDNKIVAWGRNIEMKIQNLIEQSTPYNNEREIFLWQQEPNCSLDLVVGTRGRNVYLSNYEIQYWFGTEDHIFLYGGNDINWVREFTTKDSRNCWPMKVRIQELKDGPC
- the LOC116012664 gene encoding protein SIEVE ELEMENT OCCLUSION B-like isoform X1, whose protein sequence is MANQTLLLSRRIIPQPTMVLPSPRSQVLDESIIKEQVLSTHNYDGRKFNTNFILSIVENILSVKMGIGEEAGVEKLNQVEELINYEQLPTHIRQLSFEIASAGLKSSANNEHSTTINVLRMLCSYCWEDKMVLMLSAFSITLAMPHKLEQLKQKAIVDCITSVLQLTKCVVELKQTKPSNYSMPQSIISALPIASYWIGRSVIGSVGAYYCASPQNQVAQLTTSIAAILHTFSPELEKKRAEESYESLKRALYYSSSSKSEVFRLMFNVKDGEMLFKDKGLNDWNSTRVVLLITQGLDISERRIHFLKWFARRANTRLLWIPMAQDNEASWTTEDEQQFARLKRRMPSIWYWLNNLQKMISPQFIRFVKEQLFPDFQMGGEPIIVSLDQQGRIVHPNIMHMIHIWACAYIEENTLGVQGIYNITALVKEELKKGTSNVDRVVPEINDMISVLVGDIDNKIVAWGRNIEMKIQNLIEQSTPYNNEREIFLWQQEPNCSLDLVVGTRGRNVYLSNYEIQYWFGTEDHIFLYGGNDINWVREFTTKVSEFASKIQLNVMLAYVGKNKLIRTIIDKEKLSHYVLNESFLVWWFWTRLRSMFLSRIHYLDAINQFGEECNDEILQGLKKLLAYEGKNTRIEGWAVLSKGKKMVVCGHGAKILQVINEYEIWKENIATKGFDEAFKDHHEMLTSSSLKSHSCCALEYSTTLSKIPENEKCPECSYRMHKFVTFTCCHGHDVESDSDED
- the LOC116012664 gene encoding protein SIEVE ELEMENT OCCLUSION B-like isoform X6, translating into MANQTLLLSRRIIPQPTMVLPSPRSQVLDESIIKEQVLSTHNYDGRKFNTNFILSIVENILSVKMGIGEEAGVEKLNQVEELINYEQLPTHIRQLSFEIASAGLKSSANNEHSTTINVLRMLCSYCWEDKMVLMLSAFSITLAMPHKLEQLKQKAIVDCITSVLQLTKCVVELKQTKPSNYSMPQSIISALPIASYWIGRSVIGSVGAYYCASPQNQVAQLTTSIAAILHTFSPELEKKRAEESYESLKRALYYSSSSKSEVFRLMFNVKDGEMLFKDKGLNDWNSTRVVLLITQGLDISERRIHFLKWFARRANTRLLWIPMAQDNEASWTTEDEQQFARLKRRMPSIWYWLNNLQKMISPQFIRFVKEQLFPDFQMGGEPIIVSLDQQGRIVHPNIMHMIHIWACAYIEENTLGVQGIYNITALVKEELKKGTSNVDRVVPEINDMISVLVGDIDNKIVAWGRNIEMKIQNLIEQSTPYNNEREIFLWQQEPNCSLDLVVGTRGRNVYLSNYEIQYWFGTEDYIFLYGGNDVNWVREFTTKVRIQELKDGPC
- the LOC116012664 gene encoding protein SIEVE ELEMENT OCCLUSION B-like isoform X4 produces the protein MANQTLLLSRRIIPQPTMVLPSPRSQVLDESIIKEQVLSTHNYDGRKFNTNFILSIVENILSVKMGIGEEAGVEKLNQVEELINYEQLPTHIRQLSFEIASAGLKSSANNEHSTTINVLRMLCSYCWEDKMVLMLSAFSITLAMPHKLEQLKQKAIVDCITSVLQLTKCVVELKQTKPSNYSMPQSIISALPIASYWIGRSVIGSVGAYYCASPQNQVAQLTTSIAAILHTFSPELEKKRAEESYESLKRALYYSSSSKSEVFRLMFNVKDGEMLFKDKGLNDWNSTRVVLLITQGLDISERRIHFLKWFARRANTRLLWIPMAQDNEASWTTEDEQQFARLKRRMPSIWYWLNNLQKMISPQFIRFVKEQLFPDFQMGGEPIIVSLDQQGRIVHPNIMHMIHIWACAYIEENTLGVQGIYNITALVKEELKKGTSNVDRVVPEINDMISVLVGDIDNKIVAWGRNIEMKIQNLIEQSTPYNNEREIFLWQQEPNCSLDLVVGTRGRNVYLSNYEIQYWFGTEDYIFLYGGNDVNWVREFTTKDSRNCWPMKVRIQELKDGPC